The window GGAGGACCTGGCCTTCGTGGGGGCCCTTGCCGGGCAGTGCGCCATCGCCCTCGAGCGGTCCAGGCTCTACGAGCGGGAGCGCTCGACCGCCGTGGCCCTGCAGCGCAGCCTGCTGCCCGACGTGCTGCCCGAGGTGCCCGGTGTGGAGCTCGCCGCGACGTTCCGGCCGGGCTCGGCCGAGGCCGAGGTGGGCGGCGACTGGTACGACGTCTTCGTCCTGCCGGACGGGCGGGTGGTGCTGGTCGTCGGCGACGTCATGGGCAAGGGGGTCGAGGCGGCCGCCGGCATGGGACGGCTGAGGGCGGCCCTGCGCGCCCTCGCCCACGCGAACCCGCTGCCCGAGGCCGTCCTGCAGGGTCTGGACCGGGTGTTCACCGCCACCGAGCCGCCGGACCAGATCGCCACCCTCGTCTACGTCCTGATCAACCCGGCCGCCCGGCGGGCCGCGGTGAGCGGCGCGGGCCACCTGCCCCTCGTGCTGGTGCGTCAGGGCCAGGAGCCCGAGCTGGTCGATGCCGGGTCGGGCTCCACACCGCTGGGCTGGCCGGAGGTGCGCGTCCAGCGCACCCTCGAGCTCGGGCCCGGTGACGTGCTGCTCGGCGTGACCGACGGCCTGGTCGAGCGACGGGGCCAGGACCTCGACCAGGGGCTGGCCACCGTGCTGGCCGCCGCGGGCGGCCCGGCCGGCTCGCTGCAGGACCTGGTGGGCCGGGTGACGGCCGCCACGCTTGACGACGCCGTGGGCCGCGACGACGCGACGGCGCTGGCGGTCCGGTTCCTGCCGTGACGCGCTGACCTGCCGGTTCTGCAGCCCCGAGGGGGTCGTGTCACAATGATGTGTTGCTACGTGCGGTCGTCACCCGCACGACCCCCGAGACACGCCAGCGCTGGGTGCTGCACGCCCACCGCGCGAGGAGAGGTAGTACGTGCCGGACAGCGTCCGCCCCCTTCCCCCAGAGCTCGCCAGCCCGCAGGTGCAGGAGCTGCTCGACCAGGGAAGGTCCAGCGGGTACGTCACCTCGGGTGACGTCCGGTCCGCCTTCGACGCCGCCGGCATCGCGCCGGGCCGGATGAAGGCCGTGCTGCGCAGCCTGCACCAGGAAGGAGTGACCGTCATGGTCGAGGCCGAGG is drawn from Actinomycetes bacterium and contains these coding sequences:
- a CDS encoding SpoIIE family protein phosphatase, which produces MSPDPGALEPSDSALLETLVLQAPVAFAFYDTEMRYRRINRLLADINGVPMAEHIGRRPVDVLPVPLAAAVESRLRQVLDTGAVVQDDDFTSVSPTSGELCFYESKWYPATGPAGEVIGVAVLVSDVTARRHAEDALRRSIDRTVRLQQATAALAEALSVDQVRAVIGDAARTAIGAETVEIVLTDDQDVLAATGTGGDLRVLALQLVVSGGSIGVLRLRLGDTPEPEDLAFVGALAGQCAIALERSRLYERERSTAVALQRSLLPDVLPEVPGVELAATFRPGSAEAEVGGDWYDVFVLPDGRVVLVVGDVMGKGVEAAAGMGRLRAALRALAHANPLPEAVLQGLDRVFTATEPPDQIATLVYVLINPAARRAAVSGAGHLPLVLVRQGQEPELVDAGSGSTPLGWPEVRVQRTLELGPGDVLLGVTDGLVERRGQDLDQGLATVLAAAGGPAGSLQDLVGRVTAATLDDAVGRDDATALAVRFLP